One segment of Rubripirellula amarantea DNA contains the following:
- a CDS encoding secondary thiamine-phosphate synthase enzyme YjbQ: MPMWIQRILRLPPVRRGFHLVTGQIVESVPEIAQIQTGWMQVFIQHTSASLTINENADPDVRHDFETAMNHAVPETLPYVHTIEGPDDMPAHVKASMMGASVMVPIGGGRLQLGTWQGIYLCEHRDQGGSRSVVVTIQGEPAAS; this comes from the coding sequence ATGCCTATGTGGATCCAACGGATCCTCCGTTTACCCCCAGTTCGCCGCGGTTTTCATTTGGTAACCGGCCAGATCGTCGAATCGGTGCCCGAGATCGCCCAAATTCAAACGGGATGGATGCAGGTGTTTATCCAACACACTTCGGCATCGCTGACCATCAACGAAAACGCGGACCCAGATGTTCGTCATGATTTCGAAACGGCCATGAATCATGCCGTCCCCGAAACATTACCCTACGTTCATACGATTGAAGGCCCAGACGACATGCCGGCTCACGTGAAGGCGTCGATGATGGGGGCATCGGTGATGGTACCGATCGGTGGCGGGCGTTTGCAGTTAGGAACTTGGCAAGGGATCTATCTGTGCGAGCACCGCGATCAAGGCGGCAGTCGCAGCGTTGTGGTGACCATCCAGGGTGAACCCGCCGCCTCGTGA
- a CDS encoding POT family MFS transporter: MSKFQTSPYPIETLPPGIPYIVGNEAAERFSFYGMKAILTVFMTTYLLGANGEVDPMSDTDAKFWVHTFVMVAYFTPLLGAFVADWLFGKYNTIMYLSVLYCFGHLALALDETRWGLAIGLSLIALGTGAIKPCVSAHVGDQFGKKNSHLLAKVFGWFYVAINLGAFASTLLTPWLLQNYGSQVAFGVPGVLMAVATFVFWLGRNRFVHIPPRGSVVFRETFTGDGLKAILNLAPVYVLVAIFWSLFDQTASAWVLQAENMDRTFFGVNVLSSQIQAANPFLILVLVPLFSYVVYPAINKVFTLTPLRKIGIGMFITVGAFSISALIESSIQSGGRPSISWQILAYIILTAAEVMVSITCLEFSYTQAPNSMKSIVMSFYMLSVSLGNFITAGVNAVISNADGTSKLPGATYYWFFTGLMLVAAILFIVVAKLYSGREYVQESPTAEETADAIS; this comes from the coding sequence ATGTCAAAATTTCAAACGTCACCCTATCCCATCGAGACGCTTCCACCGGGGATTCCTTACATCGTAGGAAACGAAGCGGCCGAGCGGTTTAGCTTCTACGGAATGAAAGCCATTTTGACGGTGTTCATGACTACGTACCTGTTGGGGGCCAACGGTGAAGTCGATCCGATGAGCGACACCGACGCAAAGTTCTGGGTCCACACGTTCGTGATGGTGGCCTATTTCACTCCACTGCTTGGGGCTTTCGTCGCCGATTGGTTGTTCGGCAAATACAACACGATCATGTACCTGTCGGTGCTCTATTGTTTTGGCCACTTGGCATTGGCTTTGGATGAGACTCGCTGGGGACTTGCGATCGGGCTAAGTTTGATCGCTTTGGGAACGGGAGCAATCAAGCCTTGTGTTTCGGCTCACGTCGGCGATCAATTCGGGAAAAAGAACTCTCATTTGTTGGCCAAGGTTTTTGGATGGTTCTATGTCGCAATCAATTTGGGGGCGTTTGCTTCAACGCTGTTAACGCCCTGGCTGTTGCAGAACTACGGATCCCAGGTGGCATTTGGTGTTCCCGGGGTATTGATGGCGGTGGCAACCTTTGTGTTCTGGCTCGGTAGAAACCGATTTGTGCATATTCCGCCTCGTGGTTCGGTAGTGTTTCGCGAAACGTTTACCGGTGATGGCTTGAAGGCGATTTTGAATTTGGCCCCTGTGTACGTTTTGGTCGCTATTTTCTGGAGCCTGTTTGATCAAACGGCCAGCGCGTGGGTTCTTCAAGCCGAGAACATGGATCGCACCTTTTTTGGAGTCAACGTTCTTTCAAGCCAAATTCAAGCCGCCAATCCATTCTTGATTTTGGTCCTCGTTCCCCTTTTCAGCTACGTGGTCTATCCCGCGATCAATAAGGTGTTCACGCTAACGCCGCTAAGAAAAATTGGGATCGGAATGTTCATCACGGTCGGCGCGTTTTCGATCAGCGCGCTGATTGAATCAAGCATTCAGTCCGGTGGACGTCCCAGCATCAGTTGGCAGATCTTGGCGTACATTATCCTTACGGCCGCTGAAGTGATGGTCTCCATCACTTGCTTAGAGTTCAGCTATACGCAAGCTCCCAATAGCATGAAAAGTATCGTGATGAGCTTCTATATGCTTTCGGTCTCGTTAGGCAACTTCATCACCGCTGGAGTGAATGCGGTCATCTCAAACGCGGACGGTACGTCTAAGCTTCCAGGTGCTACTTATTACTGGTTCTTCACGGGTTTGATGCTTGTTGCCGCAATCTTGTTCATCGTGGTAGCCAAGCTCTATAGCGGGCGCGAATATGTCCAGGAGTCACCGACCGCGGAAGAAACCGCTGATGCGATTTCATGA
- a CDS encoding AAA family ATPase, translating to MNQDDEARLIGMLRRVVRDCGKLYATSARLMVRRYPTEIEGLPERFSELMDDLHRGLIIKVYVTIVRADERWTGPEKRVAAALIEHLWQQSLSGKELREAATGLFQQADALSWDSLVAPFVRYKALANSKAQVGTIVMRLANLVAKCDGQTMPEEQIALHSLQHEIDAALHPASPQETLAPLSRGRHAVVQEKQQYGNPDDGASNPQFSPGEQQRRLQSAMNELDGLIGLAEVKQQVKSYANFLRLQNQRQSKGLSTMPISMHMAFVGNPGTGKTTVARIVGQILGSMGMLSRGHVVETDRTGLVAEYAGQTGKRTNDLCDSALGGVLFIDEAYSLIDTSGDDSYGREAIQALLKRMEDNRDSLAVILAGYGNEMKSMMQSNPGLSSRINTQIDFADYSPADLGRIFETMCVQNQYELPAQARHRLLIGFDHLFGSRDRHFGNGRLVRNSFEDTVRRLADRIASVAELSEELLTRLTVDDISIPGLSHEQIERLRNRPHKLRMDCLGCQRRILVQPSALGKRVKCGKCGHKQVADWADVYHG from the coding sequence ATGAATCAAGACGATGAAGCTCGGTTGATTGGAATGCTTCGGCGCGTGGTGCGCGACTGTGGCAAACTGTACGCGACTAGCGCTCGATTGATGGTTCGGCGGTACCCGACGGAAATCGAAGGGCTGCCCGAGCGGTTTTCGGAGTTGATGGATGATCTGCATCGTGGACTGATCATCAAGGTTTACGTCACCATCGTTCGGGCAGACGAACGTTGGACGGGTCCAGAGAAGCGAGTCGCCGCGGCGCTGATCGAACATTTGTGGCAACAATCGCTCAGCGGCAAAGAACTTCGTGAAGCTGCGACAGGTCTGTTTCAACAAGCAGATGCCTTGTCGTGGGATTCGTTGGTCGCACCGTTTGTGCGCTACAAGGCACTGGCCAACAGCAAGGCCCAGGTGGGAACCATCGTGATGCGATTGGCCAATCTTGTGGCCAAGTGCGATGGTCAAACAATGCCCGAAGAGCAAATTGCTTTGCATTCGCTTCAACACGAAATTGATGCGGCATTGCATCCCGCTTCGCCTCAAGAGACGCTTGCGCCGCTATCGCGAGGCCGTCATGCTGTCGTGCAAGAAAAACAGCAATATGGTAATCCCGACGACGGAGCATCGAACCCGCAGTTTTCACCTGGGGAACAACAGCGCCGCTTGCAATCGGCGATGAATGAACTTGATGGTCTCATCGGGCTCGCCGAGGTCAAGCAGCAAGTGAAAAGCTACGCCAATTTCTTGAGGCTGCAGAACCAGCGGCAATCCAAGGGACTGTCCACCATGCCCATTAGCATGCACATGGCTTTCGTTGGAAATCCCGGGACGGGGAAAACCACGGTGGCTCGAATCGTGGGGCAAATCTTAGGTTCGATGGGAATGCTCAGTCGTGGGCACGTGGTTGAAACGGATCGCACTGGTTTGGTAGCTGAATACGCAGGGCAAACCGGTAAACGTACCAACGATCTTTGCGATTCGGCGCTGGGTGGTGTGCTTTTCATTGACGAAGCCTACAGCCTTATTGATACATCGGGCGACGACTCGTATGGGCGAGAGGCGATACAAGCTTTGCTCAAGCGAATGGAAGACAATCGTGATTCGCTTGCGGTCATCCTGGCGGGCTACGGCAATGAAATGAAGTCGATGATGCAGTCCAACCCGGGGCTCTCTTCGCGAATCAATACCCAGATCGACTTCGCCGATTACTCGCCGGCTGACTTGGGACGGATTTTTGAAACGATGTGTGTGCAAAATCAATACGAATTGCCAGCCCAAGCTCGGCATCGTTTATTGATTGGCTTTGACCATCTCTTTGGTAGTCGAGATCGGCATTTCGGCAACGGGCGGTTGGTCCGCAACTCATTCGAAGATACGGTTCGCCGATTGGCGGATCGAATTGCCAGTGTGGCGGAATTGAGCGAAGAATTATTAACGCGTTTGACGGTCGACGACATCAGTATTCCTGGGCTCAGTCACGAGCAGATTGAACGTCTTAGAAACCGCCCTCACAAACTTCGAATGGATTGCCTGGGGTGCCAAAGGCGGATTTTGGTGCAACCATCGGCGCTAGGAAAACGAGTCAAATGTGGTAAGTGCGGACACAAGCAAGTTGCCGATTGGGCCGATGTCTACCACGGATAG
- a CDS encoding cation:proton antiporter domain-containing protein: MADFQLHISGTLGLLLGVCLAAGVFADLLHLPKVTAYLLVGLLVGPSLLDLVPIDHVHIFEPILKLAMALVLFNLGCEFTFAKFRRIARRCLILSAAEIFATFSLVTLGLLVFGAPASMAILLGCLAVATAPATTILVLKEFRSEGPITEKTGFLVAMNNLACILLFEFGFLFIQMKQGGAASSFLSQAGIVVTDIVGSMVLGVVGGLVISYGCGFLNSKRWLVLLVATVTFLLGIDESLHVPYMLTFFVMGVTVANTSDYKAKIVDELDHLSGLLAVLFFAAHGTELDAKAFVAAGALGVVYIVSRILGKWLGIYVAAKLTNQSNEVRVWLGGCLFAQAGAAIALSTIAVERNPELGLPIQAIILGSVVLFEIIGPLFIRKSLIETGEVPLAQAIHHTSRTPVQQFQAVVDRFRAAVRNAEHTVDAETVTTSRVKVSDLIRKTKGIPQSANFDDVIDHIEHSHDNTYPVVDDRMGVVGVIRYPLLSDVMFDHSASQLVRAEDLVSESNAILHPDDPAARAFELFQNETDDCIPVVTRVEPMELLGVVRRSDVMHALITQRRKRK, encoded by the coding sequence ATGGCAGACTTTCAACTTCACATTTCCGGGACCCTCGGATTGCTGCTGGGCGTATGCTTGGCGGCCGGGGTGTTTGCCGATCTGCTTCACCTTCCCAAAGTGACGGCCTACCTACTGGTCGGCTTGTTGGTGGGCCCGAGTTTGTTGGATTTGGTACCGATCGACCACGTGCACATCTTCGAGCCGATCTTGAAGCTTGCGATGGCGTTGGTGCTATTCAACTTAGGGTGCGAATTCACATTTGCAAAGTTTCGCAGGATCGCCCGGCGTTGTTTAATACTTTCCGCCGCCGAAATCTTCGCAACCTTCTCGCTTGTCACGCTTGGGTTATTGGTCTTTGGAGCTCCCGCGAGCATGGCGATCTTGTTGGGTTGCCTTGCCGTCGCGACGGCTCCGGCCACAACAATCTTGGTGCTCAAAGAATTTCGCAGCGAAGGCCCGATCACCGAGAAGACTGGCTTCCTGGTGGCAATGAACAATCTTGCTTGCATCTTGCTCTTTGAGTTCGGATTCTTGTTTATCCAGATGAAGCAAGGCGGTGCCGCGTCCTCGTTTCTTTCCCAAGCTGGCATTGTCGTCACCGACATCGTCGGGTCCATGGTTTTGGGCGTCGTTGGCGGTCTGGTCATCAGCTACGGTTGCGGGTTTTTGAACTCCAAGCGCTGGCTTGTGTTGTTGGTTGCTACCGTCACATTCTTGTTGGGAATCGATGAGTCCCTGCATGTCCCCTACATGTTGACCTTCTTTGTGATGGGGGTGACTGTTGCCAACACGTCGGATTACAAAGCCAAGATTGTTGACGAGCTTGATCACTTGTCAGGGCTACTCGCCGTTCTATTCTTTGCGGCTCACGGCACTGAACTGGATGCGAAAGCGTTCGTTGCCGCCGGCGCTCTTGGGGTGGTGTATATCGTCTCTCGGATATTGGGAAAGTGGCTCGGCATTTACGTTGCCGCCAAGTTGACCAACCAGTCCAACGAAGTGCGGGTTTGGCTCGGTGGGTGTCTGTTCGCCCAGGCCGGCGCCGCTATCGCTCTTTCGACGATTGCAGTCGAGCGAAACCCGGAATTGGGATTGCCAATACAGGCGATCATTCTTGGTTCGGTGGTGCTATTCGAGATCATCGGCCCGCTGTTCATAAGAAAGTCTCTCATTGAAACTGGCGAGGTTCCCTTAGCCCAGGCGATTCACCATACCAGCCGCACGCCCGTACAACAGTTCCAAGCCGTGGTGGATCGTTTTCGAGCCGCGGTACGCAATGCCGAACATACCGTGGATGCAGAAACGGTGACGACCAGCCGCGTTAAGGTCAGCGATTTGATTCGCAAGACAAAAGGCATACCGCAATCCGCCAATTTTGATGATGTGATCGACCATATCGAACATTCACACGACAATACCTATCCGGTCGTCGACGACCGGATGGGAGTGGTGGGAGTTATTCGCTATCCCTTGCTCAGCGATGTAATGTTTGACCACAGCGCGTCGCAACTTGTTCGCGCCGAGGATTTGGTGAGTGAATCCAATGCAATTCTCCATCCCGACGATCCGGCTGCTCGGGCGTTTGAACTGTTCCAAAACGAAACGGACGATTGCATTCCAGTGGTCACTCGCGTTGAGCCAATGGAATTGCTAGGAGTCGTTCGACGTAGTGACGTCATGCACGCGTTGATCACTCAGCGACGAAAGCGGAAATGA
- a CDS encoding DMT family transporter, giving the protein MNWLLLSVVSAFLLGLYDAAKKTSVRGNAVPPVLFWAVTCGASIWIPLLIAGRIFPSEFAAWNLYVTPISGSMHLAILLKSTIVSISWTLAYFALKRLPLSIASPLRAIGPVWTILIATLWLGERPTYLQWIGIAIVVVSFFALSSVGKKEGIYFRRNPAVGWMILATIVGACSGLYDKILLQRFHLDAATVQAWFSIYLVVVLLPLVVYWRVYDSVKTPFQWRRSIPFIAILLLAADFAYFTALSDPDALVSVVSPVRRSATVVSFALGVIYFGEKNVGAKAVCIAILLLGVFTLSFG; this is encoded by the coding sequence ATGAATTGGTTGTTGCTTTCCGTTGTGTCGGCATTCTTGTTGGGTCTGTACGACGCGGCAAAGAAGACGTCCGTGCGCGGTAATGCGGTTCCCCCGGTGTTGTTCTGGGCGGTGACTTGCGGAGCTTCGATATGGATTCCATTGCTGATCGCGGGCCGAATCTTTCCCAGTGAATTTGCCGCCTGGAACCTGTATGTGACCCCAATCAGTGGTTCGATGCACTTGGCGATTTTGCTGAAGTCGACAATCGTTAGCATCTCGTGGACTTTGGCGTACTTCGCGCTTAAGCGTTTGCCTTTGTCGATTGCTAGTCCACTGCGAGCCATTGGACCGGTGTGGACAATCTTGATCGCTACGCTTTGGTTGGGCGAACGGCCGACCTACCTTCAGTGGATCGGCATTGCGATCGTGGTTGTCTCGTTTTTCGCCCTTTCATCGGTGGGTAAGAAAGAAGGCATTTACTTTCGCCGAAACCCAGCGGTCGGGTGGATGATCCTAGCGACCATAGTGGGAGCATGCAGTGGCCTCTATGACAAGATTCTACTACAGCGGTTTCATTTGGATGCGGCGACAGTCCAGGCGTGGTTTTCAATCTACTTAGTTGTCGTCTTGTTACCGTTGGTGGTGTATTGGCGCGTCTACGATTCCGTCAAGACTCCGTTTCAATGGCGACGATCAATTCCGTTTATCGCAATTCTTTTGTTAGCGGCGGACTTCGCCTATTTCACCGCACTGTCCGATCCCGATGCGTTGGTGTCGGTTGTATCTCCGGTTCGTCGCTCTGCCACCGTCGTTTCATTTGCTCTTGGGGTGATCTATTTCGGTGAGAAAAATGTCGGAGCGAAGGCGGTCTGCATCGCGATTTTGCTGCTCGGAGTATTCACGCTGTCATTCGGCTAA